The DNA window GATAATTGAGTATCTGCAAGCACTTTCTCCATGAAATAACCAAATATTGGTAGGGCAGTCTTGCTTCCTTCTCCTAGTTTTCCAGTTCTAAAGTGGATACTTCGATGTTCACCACCAACCCATGCACCACCTACTAAATTCGGAGTTACACCAACGAACCATGCATCCGAGTGATTAGATGATGTTCCGGTTTTACCTCCAAAATCGGTGTTGTATTTAAATACATCAAAAGACCATAGATTTTGAGTTGTTCCCATTGGTTCAGTAAGTCCCCCTTGAAGCATTTGTTGCATCAAGAATGCTGTTTCGTAAGGAATAGCTTGCTTTTGTTCAGGCGAATAATTATATAATACTTTACCATTACGATCTTCGATACGTGTTACCAATACAGGGTCGTGTGTCATACCATCATTTACAACAGTACAGTAAGCATTAACTAGTTCTAATAAAGAAACGTCTGAAGCTCCCAAACTTGTTGCCGGAATATTGTGCAGTGGGGTTTTAATACCCATTGCATGTGCTGTCTTGATAATTTCGTCAATTCCTACTTCTTTTGCAAGTTGTACCGCAATACTATTAATAGATCGAGCAAAAGCAGCTTTTAATGTCAATGTCTGGCCAGAATAGTTCCCGTTAGCATTTCGTGGAGTCCATTTTTTAAGTTCTCCCTTTTCCATTACTTCCCATTCAAGATATTGATCAACCCTTTCGTCGCAAGGAGACATCCCTTTATTGAAAGCTGTAGCATAATCAAATAGTTTGAAAGTGGATCCAGGTTGACGCTTTGAAAGTACTTTGTCATATTTCCATGAATTGAAATCAATGTCGCCTACCCAAGCTCTTACAAATCCATTCTGAGGCTCCATAGCCACAAAGCCTGTATGCATAAATCTTTCCATATAACGGATAGAGTCCATGGTGCTAATTTCCATCACTTTAGTTCCAGTCTTATAATCGAAGACCTTAACTTTATGAGGCTTGTTTAGAAAATAATTAATAGAATCTGGCTGATTCGGATATTTTTGCTCCAGAATCTTATAAGTGTCGGTTCTTTTGGCTAAATCCTCAATAAAACCAACAATTTCTTTATGATTCATATCTTGCCAAGGATTTTCTTTTCCCCAATGACTATCAAAATTTCTCTGTACGATGCGCATTTGTTTATCGACAGCCTCTTCTGCATATTTTTGCATTCTGGTGTCCAAAGTAGTATATATCTTTAATCCATCAGAATATAAATCAATATCATTTTCTTTACACCAATCTTTCAGGGATTCTGCTACAGCATCTCTGAAGTAAAGAGCTTGTCCACCGTAATTTCTTTCAATACTGTAATTCAGTTTGATTGGAATTCGTTTTAATGAATCGAACTCAGCTTTACTGATTAGGTGATGAGTTAATAAGTTTTCTAATACTATGTTGCGTCTTTTAATACTGTTTTTTGGATTTAAGCGAGGATTATAAGTTGTTGTAGCCTTAAGTAAACCTACCAATGTTGCAGCTTGTTCTATTGATAAATTTCTGGG is part of the uncultured Bacteroides sp. genome and encodes:
- a CDS encoding transglycosylase domain-containing protein — translated: MANFDFRNLASRGKSAFVFFKSKCKFLGTKYKSFYQNSPWYKKIVIVFCSLILLFSLYLFMVDINFLWLFGKSPSMSSINNPNQSVASEIYSADGKLISKYFRENRTPVEYEEISPILIKTLISTEDERFYEHFGVDLKGVFAAVKDMAHGNARGASTITQQLVKNMFKVRSQYSRGLLGNIPGLKLLIMKSKEWITAVKIEIFYSKKEILTMYLNTVDFGSNAYGIKTASKTYFNTTPRNLSIEQAATLVGLLKATTTYNPRLNPKNSIKRRNIVLENLLTHHLISKAEFDSLKRIPIKLNYSIERNYGGQALYFRDAVAESLKDWCKENDIDLYSDGLKIYTTLDTRMQKYAEEAVDKQMRIVQRNFDSHWGKENPWQDMNHKEIVGFIEDLAKRTDTYKILEQKYPNQPDSINYFLNKPHKVKVFDYKTGTKVMEISTMDSIRYMERFMHTGFVAMEPQNGFVRAWVGDIDFNSWKYDKVLSKRQPGSTFKLFDYATAFNKGMSPCDERVDQYLEWEVMEKGELKKWTPRNANGNYSGQTLTLKAAFARSINSIAVQLAKEVGIDEIIKTAHAMGIKTPLHNIPATSLGASDVSLLELVNAYCTVVNDGMTHDPVLVTRIEDRNGKVLYNYSPEQKQAIPYETAFLMQQMLQGGLTEPMGTTQNLWSFDVFKYNTDFGGKTGTSSNHSDAWFVGVTPNLVGGAWVGGEHRSIHFRTGKLGEGSKTALPIFGYFMEKVLADTQLSKYRAKFPKPKQPITKNYQCHSSYPSEKNDSIDGLASDSTIINSDQEGLEEENVEEQL